Proteins from one Cryptomeria japonica chromosome 4, Sugi_1.0, whole genome shotgun sequence genomic window:
- the LOC131043490 gene encoding cell division cycle 20.2, cofactor of APC complex-like, translated as MKKAFGSPQTPRISTLSRRPKITRPLRKQLATPIQNGDRFIANRSSIDFDWARYLVNKSNIIGKKPSKKEYDREPAASLVMDSSKMSRTLSFSRKPSGQGLQSIYSETPSVDTIVRTSRSQSRNIPQVRVIPHAERTLDAPDLVDDNHLNLLDWSDSNILSIALGNAVYLWDANTSTTSELLTVDNDVGPVSSVNWAPDGKHIAIGLTSSSVQIWDSTCNRQLRSLKGHHGRVGSLSWNDTILATGGRDSSIIIHDVRIRNSNVKTYRGHEQEVCGLKWSLSGQQLASGGSDNLLHIWDKSMSSSNVRNQYLHRIDEHFDAVTALAWCPFQHNLLASGGGLADQSIKLWNSLTGACLNTIATNSSVCALLWNRHERELLSSHGYSENQLTLWKYPSMAKTAELTGHTSRVLHLAQSPDGYTVASAGADETLRFWQVFGIPDTSESTKTKEPEGTLNSYLMHIR; from the exons ATGAAGAAGGCTTTTGGGTCACCTCAAACACCAAGGATCAGTACTCTTTCCAGAAGGCCTAAGATCACACGTCCTCTGCGAAAGCAATTGGCAACTCCAATACAAAAT GGGGACAGGTTTATTGCCAACAGAAGTTCCATAGATTTTGATTGGGCTCGGTATCTGGTAAATAAAAGCAACATCATTGGGAAAAAACCCTCCAAGAAAGAATATGACAGGGAGCCAGCAGCTAGTTTGGTGATGGATTCTAGTAAGATGTCAAGAACTTTGAGCTTTAGTAGAAAGCCCTCTGGACAGGGCTTGCAATCCATCTACTCCGAAACTCCTTCTGTTGATACTATAGTCAGAACTAGCAGATCACAGAGCCGCAACATACCTCAAGTAAGGGTTATTCCT CATGCAGAGAGAACTTTGGATGCCCCAGATCTTGTTGATGATAATCATTTGAATCTGCTGGATTGGAGTGACAGCAATATTTTGTCTATAGCACTTGGCAATGCAGTTTACTTATGGGATGCAAACACAAGCACTACTTCTGAGCTATTGACAGTAGATAATGATGTTGGTCCAGTAAGCAGTGTCAATTGGGCACCTGATGGAAAACACATTGCCATTGGATTGACTAGTTCTTCTGTACAGATATGGGACTCCACATGTAATCGACAG TTGAGATCCTTGAAAGGTCATCATGGCCGTGTAGGCTCACTTTCCTGGAATGACACTATTCTTGCAACTGGTGGTAGGGACAGTTCAATAATTATCCATGATGTCCGTATCCGTAATTCCAATGTTAAGACATACAGAGGCCATGAGCAGGAAGTTTGTGGATTGAAATGGTCCTTATCTGGCCAGCAACTTGCGAGTGGAGGCAGTGACAACTTGCTTCACATCTGGGACAAGAGCATGTCATCCTCTAATGTTAGAAATCAGTATCTTCACAGGATTGATGAACATTTTGATGCAGTTACAGCCTTGGCATGGTGCCCTTTCCAGCACAATCTTTTGGCATCTGGTGGAGGTCTTGCAGACCAATCTATTAAGTTATGGAATAGTCTTACTGGAGCATGCCTAAATACCATTGCCACCAACTCTTCAGTTTGTGCGTTGTTGTGGAATAGGCATGAGCGTGAGCTTTTGAGTTCACATGGGTATAGTGAGAATCAATTGACCTTATGGAAATACCCATCTATGGCAAAGACTGCAGAACTTACTGGCCATACTTCTAGGGTGCTGCATCTGGCACAG AGCCCAGATGGGTATACTGTTGCATCAGCTGGAGCAGACGAGACACTAAGGTTTTGGCAAGTCTTTGGAATTCCTGATACCTCAGAGAGTACCAAAACTAAAGAGCCAGAGGGTACCCTCAACTCTTATCTTATGCATATTCGCTAG